From the Bacillota bacterium genome, the window GGGAAGTTCCTTCAGCCCGTGGCGTCGTTCGCCGTGGTGATGCTCTTCTATTTGCTGTACTTCGGCGTGACGGCCGCTTACACCAACCTGGGCTTCCCGGGGCAGGTGCTTCAGCTTCTCCTGCTCTCGTTGGCCCTGGCCGGGTGCGTGGTGGCGCTGGGGCTGGCGGTCTCGGCGCTGAGCCGCCGGGTCTTCATCTCCGTTCTCGTCTTTCTGGGGCTGATGCTCTTCTTCACGCTGTTCGACGTGGCGCACGCCGTGCTGATGGCCATCCCGGGCGAGCGGCTGACCGACCTTCTGGCATTCGCCCGGATGGTGGTGGACAGCACGCAGCAGGTGATGGCCTGGATCTCGCCGGTGGAGTACTACAGCCGGGGGAGCGCGGCGCTGCTGATGGGCGAGCGTTCGGCGTACCTGGTGGCCCTGGGCTCGTCGGTGCTGTACACGGCCGTTCTCATGGCGCTGGCGGCCTGGATATTCCAGCGCAAGGGGGTGCGGCGCTGATGAGGCGAAAGCGGCTTGGCCGGGGCAACCGGCTTGCGGCACTTGGCGTTCTGGCCGGGCTGGGCCTGGCGCTTGCGTGGGGGCCGGCGGCCGGGACGGCGTTCGCCGCGGAGCCGGTCAAGCAACGCCAGATCGTCTACGGCATCACGACGTGGACGGGCAAGGAGTTTGCAGGCACCTTCGCCCCGGCGAACGCGGACACCATCTACCTGACGGCGTCCACCCGGCACGTTCTCGACGTGCTGGAGACAGACGTCTACTACTGGCCCATCACGCAGGAGTACATGGCCGACTGGATGGGCTATCGCCGGGTCATCCCCGGACGCCTGGAGGTGCTGCGGGGCGACCAGGTGGTGGCGACGCTGGACCGGGCGCCGTACACGTTCGTCTACCCCGAGGGCTACATGGGCGGCGAGGTGCAGCTCGCGGTTGGCGAGGAGGCCCA encodes:
- a CDS encoding ABC transporter permease subunit; protein product: MTGAPITRGHVALTIAGRDLRSHLFGFSLYLAVSLVLLGVSHFAMRNALWQVEQNGLIVLGSPISYPFFLAMWLLTIYLGLMAAVAIARERDSGTLEVLFYGPVDGLSYLAGKFLQPVASFAVVMLFYLLYFGVTAAYTNLGFPGQVLQLLLLSLALAGCVVALGLAVSALSRRVFISVLVFLGLMLFFTLFDVAHAVLMAIPGERLTDLLAFARMVVDSTQQVMAWISPVEYYSRGSAALLMGERSAYLVALGSSVLYTAVLMALAAWIFQRKGVRR